AAAAATTGAAGATGACGAAAAATTTGACATCAAAGTTGGCGACAAAGTGATCTTTTCTAAGTACGCAGGTACAGAAATAAAGATCGATGATGAGGATTACATCATCATTGATGTGAACGACATTCTCGCAAAAATCGAAGAGTGAGGGAGGTGTGAGATATGCCGAAACTTCTGAAATTCAACGAGGAAGCAAGAAGAGCTCTTGAGAGAGGAGTAGACAAGGTTGCTAATGCTGTCAAGATAACACTCGGTCCAAAGGGAAGAAATGTTGTTATTGAAAAATCGTGGGGTTCTCCTACCATCACCAATGATGGTGTCTCCATAGCCAAGGAGATCGAACTCGAGGATAAGTTTGAAAATCTCGGTGCACAGCTTGTAAAAGAAGTTGCTTCCAAAACCAACGATGTTGCTGGAGATGGTACGACAACTGCTACCGTTTTGGCACAAGCTATGATAAAAGAAGGACTTAAGAACGTTGCTGCGGGAGCGAATCCTATTCTTCTCAAGAGAGGAATAGATAAAGCTGTTGAAAAGGCTGTTGAAGAGATTAAAAAACTCTCCAAGAAACTTTCTGGAAGAGAAGATATTGCTCACGTTGCCGCTATTTCCGCTAACAGTCCTGAGATAGGTGAACTCATTGCCGAAGCCATGGATAAGGTGGGAGAAGATGGAGTAATCACTGTAGAAGATTCTAAGACTCTCGACACTTACGTTGAATTCACCGAGGGAATGCAATTTGATAGAGGTTACATTTCACCTTACTTTGTGACCGATGCGGAAAAAATGGAAGTTGTTCTCAAAGAACCTTTCATCCTCATAACCGATAGAAAACTCAGTGCTGTGAAGCCTCTCATACCCATTCTTGAAAAGGTTGCTCAGACGGGGAAACCGTTGCTTGTAATAGCAGAGGATGTTGAAGGAGAGGCCCTGACAACCCTTGTTCTCAACAAGTTGAAGGGTACACTCCAGTCCTGTGCGGTCAAAGCACCAGGATTCGGTGAAAGAAGAAAAGCTATGCTTCAGGATATAGCGATTCTCACGGGAGGACAAGTGGCAAGCGAAGAACTTGGAATCAACCTCGAGGACCTCACCCTTGAGGATCTTGGAAGAGCAGATCTTGTGAGGGTTAAAAAAGACGAAACCATCATAGTTGGTGGAAAAGGAGATCCTGAAGCAATCAAGAAGAGAATCGCTCAAATCAAAGCGCAAATAGAGGAGACGACCTCTGAGTATGAGAAGGAAACTCTCCAGGAAAGAATGGCAAAACTTGCAGGAGGAGTAGCGGTTATAAAAGTGGGAGCCGCCACCGAGACGGAATTGAAGGAAAAGAAACACAGAATAGAAGACGCTCTCAGTGCTACCAGAGCTGCCGTTGAAGAAGGAATCGTCCCTGGTGGAGGAGTAACCCTTTTGAGAGCTAGAAAGGCGGTTGAGAAGGTCATAGAAGAACTCGATGGTGATGAAAAAATTGGTGCTCAAATTGTTTACAGAGCACTCTCTGCACCAATCAAGCAAATAGCTGAAAACGCCGGTTACGATGGAGCCGTGATCATTGAAAAGATACTTTCGAATGACGAGCCAGCCTACGGTTTTGACGCTCTAAAAGGAGAATTTTGCAACATGTTCGAAAGAGGAATTATAGACCCGGCAAAAGTTACGAGAAGTGCCCTTCAGAACGCCGCTTCCATTGCAGGAATGCTTCTGACAACGGAAGTACTTGTCGTGGAAAAACCCGAGGAGAAGAAAGAAACACCGAGTCTTCCTGAAGAATACTGAAAAAACAGGAAGGGGGCGCACGCCCCCTTTTTATTTTTTTTTGAAGTTCAAATTTTAAAATTGTTTTCAAACACTTCCGTAGTTTCTTCGTCGATGTTACATATTCGAATCTCTTCGAGTGATGTGTTTGGATGTTGATCTATGAAATCTTTTATCACTCTTGCAAAGATCTTAGCAGCTCTTTCTTTCGGGAATCCGAATATTCCTGTGCTGATAGCAGGCATCGAGAGTGATTTTAGCTTCAATTCGTGTGCTCTCAGAAGAGCGTTGTAGACAGCTTTATACAGAAGATCGTCTTCTCCGTAATTTCCACCCTTCCATATCGGTCCAACTGCATGAATCACATATTTCGCTTTCAGATTTCCAGCGCTGGTTACAACCGCTTCTCCTGTTGGTACTCTTCCTTTTTCTTCCACAATCTTGTCGCTTTCTTCCTGAATGATGGTACCTCCCACTCTCACTATTGCACCAGCTACTCCTCCACCATGTTTCAGGTATTCGTTTGCAGCGTTCACAATCGCATCGACTTCCTCTTTTGTTATATCACCTTTTACTATCCTGATCTTTTTTCCTTTGTAATCCAGCTCTTTTCTCAATTCCGTCAAAATACCACCCCCGTATTTCTCCGGCCAGAGATGTTTGAGTCTTTCAAGGAGTTCTTTCTCAAAGCCAGCTCCTTTTGGCGAAAACAGAATTTCGTTTCTCAATTTTTCGGGAAGGTAATCTACCTTAACGAATCCTCCGAAGTCGTGTGGATACATGTACCCTCTTCCATAACCTCTTCTTCTCATCTCCTCTGTAACAGGGTTCCTCAAAAAAAGAGGAACATCCTCAAGGGGAAGCTCTTGTGCTTTTTTCATAGCAAGATACACGGCGTTGCTTTTTGGTGCAAGTGAGAGGTATATGGCGCATTCCACAAGATTCAACAGACACTCAGGCAATCCCACGTGTTCAACCGCTATTGCCGTTGAAACAGCTATATTGAGGGCATTGGGATCCGCCATCCCTATATCTTCACTCGCGAATATAATCATTCTTCTGGCTATGAATCTGAGATCTTCTCCCATGTTCACCATTTTCACCAGATAATAAACGGATGCATTTGGATCGCTTCCTCTTAAACTTTTTATGAAAGCGGATGCAAAATCGTAATGATTTTCTTTAGTGTAACTTACGTTATTCCCTAGAAGATCTCTCAAATCCTCAAATGTCACTTTTTTTGTTCCAAATACTTGATGAACAATTTCGAGGGTATTCAAGAGCTTTCTTGCATCCCCTTCAGAGTTTTTTACGATCACTTTCTTCACATTCTCTTCCATGTTCATTTTCAAGTCATTTGAAACTCTTTCCAATATTTTAAGAAGATCCTCTTCAGAAAGCCGTTTGAAATAGAGTATTCTACATCTCGAAAGCAGTGCGGGTACAATCGAAAAACTGGGATTTTCCGTAGTAGTTGCTACTAAGATGATGTCTCCTCGTTCCACGTGTGTAACTAGAACCATTTGTTGATTCTTGTTGAGTCTATGTATTTCATCGAGAAACAATAGCAATTTTTTTCCGTATTTTTTCAATTGTTCCCCTCTTTTGATAACATTTTTTATCTCAGAGACCCCATGAACCGTGGAACTCAGATAAATAACCTCGCCGTCAAAGTGTCTCCGCAGAAGTGAAAAAACCGAGGTCTTCCCAGACCCCGGTGGTCCATAAAGTATCGAAGAAAACATTTTACCGGTTTTCAGTGTTCTTCTCAAGATTCCATTTTCACCGAACAAGTGATCCTGCCCAATGAAATCATCAAAGTCTTGTGGTCTGAACAGCTCAGTCAAGGGTTTTTCTGAAATACTCAACGGTGAGTTTCAATCCCTCCTCTAAAGCAACTGTAGGTTCCCAGCCGAGTTTTTCCTTCGCTTTTGACCAGTCCAGAATACTCTTTCTAACATCACCCTTTCTCGGCGGTTTGTAAACAGGTTCTTTATTGTAACCTGTTATTTCCTTGAGCATTCTGAAGAGCTGGTTAACGGTGGTTCCTCTTCCCGTTCCTATGTTGAAGACATCGTTGTCTCCCTTTTCCATGGCGAGGAGATTCGCTCTCACCACATCATCTACGTAGACATAATCCCTTACATATTCACCGTCACCAAATATGTACACTTCTTCGCCTTTCAGCATCCTCTCAGAGAATATGGCTACAACTCCCGCTTCTCCATGAGGATCTTGTCTGGGACCATAAACGTTGGCGTATCTCAAAGAAGTATATTTCAATCCATACTCTCTGGCAAAGAAGTCAAGGTACATTTCTACAGAATACTTAGCTATACCATACGGAGATATAGGACAGGGAACTTCGGTTTCTGGAGTGGGAAAGGTCCTCACATTTTCGCCATAGATTGCTCCTCCAGTGGAAGAGAAGATAAATTTTTTTACACCGTATTTGACAGATTTTTCGAGAAGTGTCAGTGAACCAATTACGTTTGTTTCTGCATCTTTCACTGGTTCTTTCACTGAAACTGCGACGCTTGCCTGTGCGGCGAGATGGAACACGTATTCGGGCTTGTGCAAGAAGAAAATTCGTTCCATCATTTCAGCATCTTCCACGCTCTGCTCGTAAAAAAGTGCGTTTTTGTTCAAGTTTTCTACCCTTCCAGAGGAAAGATTGTCTACTACGATGACCCCAAATCCTTTTTCTATCAA
The Thermotoga sp. KOL6 genome window above contains:
- the groL gene encoding chaperonin GroEL (60 kDa chaperone family; promotes refolding of misfolded polypeptides especially under stressful conditions; forms two stacked rings of heptamers to form a barrel-shaped 14mer; ends can be capped by GroES; misfolded proteins enter the barrel where they are refolded when GroES binds) — translated: MPKLLKFNEEARRALERGVDKVANAVKITLGPKGRNVVIEKSWGSPTITNDGVSIAKEIELEDKFENLGAQLVKEVASKTNDVAGDGTTTATVLAQAMIKEGLKNVAAGANPILLKRGIDKAVEKAVEEIKKLSKKLSGREDIAHVAAISANSPEIGELIAEAMDKVGEDGVITVEDSKTLDTYVEFTEGMQFDRGYISPYFVTDAEKMEVVLKEPFILITDRKLSAVKPLIPILEKVAQTGKPLLVIAEDVEGEALTTLVLNKLKGTLQSCAVKAPGFGERRKAMLQDIAILTGGQVASEELGINLEDLTLEDLGRADLVRVKKDETIIVGGKGDPEAIKKRIAQIKAQIEETTSEYEKETLQERMAKLAGGVAVIKVGAATETELKEKKHRIEDALSATRAAVEEGIVPGGGVTLLRARKAVEKVIEELDGDEKIGAQIVYRALSAPIKQIAENAGYDGAVIIEKILSNDEPAYGFDALKGEFCNMFERGIIDPAKVTRSALQNAASIAGMLLTTEVLVVEKPEEKKETPSLPEEY
- a CDS encoding AAA family ATPase — its product is MSISEKPLTELFRPQDFDDFIGQDHLFGENGILRRTLKTGKMFSSILYGPPGSGKTSVFSLLRRHFDGEVIYLSSTVHGVSEIKNVIKRGEQLKKYGKKLLLFLDEIHRLNKNQQMVLVTHVERGDIILVATTTENPSFSIVPALLSRCRILYFKRLSEEDLLKILERVSNDLKMNMEENVKKVIVKNSEGDARKLLNTLEIVHQVFGTKKVTFEDLRDLLGNNVSYTKENHYDFASAFIKSLRGSDPNASVYYLVKMVNMGEDLRFIARRMIIFASEDIGMADPNALNIAVSTAIAVEHVGLPECLLNLVECAIYLSLAPKSNAVYLAMKKAQELPLEDVPLFLRNPVTEEMRRRGYGRGYMYPHDFGGFVKVDYLPEKLRNEILFSPKGAGFEKELLERLKHLWPEKYGGGILTELRKELDYKGKKIRIVKGDITKEEVDAIVNAANEYLKHGGGVAGAIVRVGGTIIQEESDKIVEEKGRVPTGEAVVTSAGNLKAKYVIHAVGPIWKGGNYGEDDLLYKAVYNALLRAHELKLKSLSMPAISTGIFGFPKERAAKIFARVIKDFIDQHPNTSLEEIRICNIDEETTEVFENNFKI
- a CDS encoding SDR family oxidoreductase → MNVLVTGGAGFIGSHLVDKLIEKGFGVIVVDNLSSGRVENLNKNALFYEQSVEDAEMMERIFFLHKPEYVFHLAAQASVAVSVKEPVKDAETNVIGSLTLLEKSVKYGVKKFIFSSTGGAIYGENVRTFPTPETEVPCPISPYGIAKYSVEMYLDFFAREYGLKYTSLRYANVYGPRQDPHGEAGVVAIFSERMLKGEEVYIFGDGEYVRDYVYVDDVVRANLLAMEKGDNDVFNIGTGRGTTVNQLFRMLKEITGYNKEPVYKPPRKGDVRKSILDWSKAKEKLGWEPTVALEEGLKLTVEYFRKTLD
- the groES gene encoding co-chaperone GroES, whose translation is MKVIPLGERLLIKPIKEEKKTEGGIVLPDSAKEKPMKAEVVAIGKIEDDEKFDIKVGDKVIFSKYAGTEIKIDDEDYIIIDVNDILAKIEE